Sequence from the Corallococcus sp. EGB genome:
TCGCCGCCCGCGCGCGCGTACTCGCGGCCCATCACGCCCTGGAGCTCCGGGAACTCGCCCACCATGCCGGTGACGAGGTCCGCCTTGGACAGCGTGGCGGCGCGCTCCACCGTGGCGGACTCCCCTGCCCTGCCCGTGGCCTGGGCCAGCCAGAGCGCCAGCGAGCGGAAGCGCTCCACCTTCTCCAGGTACGTGCCCAGCTGCCCCTGCCACACCACGCGGCCCAGCTTCTCCACGCGGTCGGCCAGCGGGGCGCGGCGATCCTCGTCGAAGAAGAAGCGCCCGTCCGCGAGCCGCGCCGCCAGCACGCGCTGGTAGCCGCGCAGGGACAGCTGCTCGTCGCGCACCGGCGTATTGGACACGGCGATGAAGCGCGGCAGCAGCTTCCCCTTCGCGTCCGTCAGCGAGAAGTAGCGCTGGTGGCTCTTCATCTCCTGCACCAGCACCTCCGGCGGCAGGTCCAGGTGGCGCTCCTCGAAGCGGCCCACCACGGGGCTCGGCAGCTCCACCAGGTTCGTCACCTGGTCCACCAGCCCCTCGTCCTCCAGCAGCTGCGCGCCCTCGGCCTTCGCCGCGGCGGTCACCCTGCGCACCAGCTCCGCGCGGCGCTTCGCGATGTCCGCCACCACGTGCGCCTTCTCCAGCGCGGCCTCGTAGTCCGACGGCGCCTTCAGCACGATGGGGCCCGGCGCGAGGAAGCGGTGGCCGTAGGTCGTCCGGCCCGCCTTCACGTCGCCCAGCACCACCGGCAGCTCCGTGTCGCCCAGCAGCGCCACCATCCACTGCACCGGGCGGGCGAACGCCGTGTCCACGTCACCCCAGCGCATGGACTTCTTGAAGTTGATGCCGTGCACCGCCGCGTGCACCGCGTCCTGGAGGATGGCCTCCGCCGGACGGCCCTTCTCCTCCACGCGCGCGGAGACGTACTCGCCCTTGGCCGTGGTGGTGCGCCCGAGCGCGTCCACGGACAGCTTGAGCCCTTCGGCGAACTTCTCCGCCGCCTTGGTGGGCTTGCCCTGCGCGTCGAAGGCGGCCTTGGCGCTGGGGCCCAGGACCTCCTTCGTGATGTCCTCGCCCGCGTCCGCCACGTCGCGGACCCAGACGGCCAGCCGGCGCGGCGTGCCGAACGTGCGCACCGCGCCGTGCTTCAGGCGGGCATCGGCCATGCGCTCGGTGAGCACGCGCTTCAGGTCCTCCAGCGCGGGGAAGATGAACGACGCAGGGATCTCCTCGGACCCAATCTCCAGCAGCAGATCACGCGCCACGGGACACCTCCGCCTTCTCCTTCTTCTCCACCGGCTTGTTGAGCTGCACCGTCTTCCAGTAGTCGCTGGCGGGCTTGCCCTCCAGCACCGGCGGCTGCTCGCCCACGGTCCACGGCGTCTTCGTCAGCGGGTAGCCCAGACGCTCGCGCATCTGCAGGTAGCCCTCCGCGCACAGGCGCGCGTTGTCACGCACGCGCTTGATGAAGTTGGCGCGCTCGGTGACGGAGATGGCGCCGCGCGCGTCCAGCAGGTTGAACGTGTGCGAGCACTTCAGCGCGTAGTCGTACGCGGGCAGCGGCAGGTGGCGCTCGATGAGCCGCTTGCACTCCTTCTCGTACGCGTCGAACAGCGAGAAGAGCATCTGCGGGTCGGACTCGTGGAGGGCGTACTTGCTCATCTCCACTTCGTTCGCGTGGAAGACCTCGCGGTACTTCACGCCCTTGACCCACTCGATGTCGTAGACGTTCTCCACGTTCTGCAGGTACATGATCAGGCGCTCGAGCCCGTACGTCAGCTCCGCGGCCACGGGGCGGCAGTCGAAGCCGCCGCACTGCTGGAAGTAGGTGAACTGCGTCACCTCCATCCCGTCGCACCACACCTCCCAGCCCAGGCCCCAGGCGCCCAGCGTGGGGGACTCCCAGTCGTCCTCGACGAAGCGGATGTCGTGCTCCAGGGGATCCATCCCCACCTTCCGGAGCGACTCCAGGTACAGCTCCTGGACGTTCTTGGGGGCGGGCTTGAGGATGACCTGGAACTGGTGGTGCTGGAACAGGCGGTTCGGGTTCTCACCGAAGCGGCCGTCGGCGGGGCGCCGCGAGGGCTGCACGTAGGCGACGTTCCAGGGCTCGGGACCGAGCGCGCGCAGGAACGTGTACGGGGCCATCGTGCCCGCGCCGACTTCCGTGTCGTACGACTGGGTGACGATGCATCCCTGGTCGGCCCAGTGCTTCTGGAGCGTGAGGATGAGGTCCTGGAAATACATGTTGGCGAGTCCTTCTCGCAGTGCGTCGAAGGCGAAAGCGGAACGCGGCGGACCCTAGTGAGGGGGTCCAGGAGCGTCAAGGACGGCGGTCAATCCGCGTAGGCCGGGAGGTCGGCCAGTCGAATCTGCAGCTTCGTCACTTCACCGGGACGGATGGGAGCAGACAACAGCTTGCTCGTTCCGCCGGGGTCCTGCGGGTCCACCACACGCAGACGGTAGGTGCCCACGGGGAGCGGGAACTTGCTCAAGGGAGACGTTCCCAGCTGCGTGGCGCCGTCGAACACGGCCGCGTTCTTGGGCACCGTGTAGAGCGTGAGCCAGCCCAGGCCCGCCTTCGCGGCGCCCTTCGAGGTGGACGTGTCGAGCACCTCCGGGTTCGCCTCCTGCGTGACGGTGGTGATGGGCTCCGGGGCCTCGGGCTTCGCGGGGCGCGTCTCCGCCTTCGCCACCGCGGGCTTTTCCGCCACGGCGGGCGCAGCGCTGGCGCCGGCCGGCCTGGCCTTGTGGCTGCCCTTGCTCCCAGGCGCCTTCTTCGCGTCGGCGGCCGTTGTCTCCACCACGGGTTCGGATGGAGGCGAAGGCGCCACCTCCGGCGCCTTCTCGGGCTCGGGGGCGGTCTTCTGGGCGAATCCAGGAGGCGGACCGGAGGGCTTGGGCGGCCACTGCCCGTTCGCGGCCGGGTCCACGGGCGGAGGCGGATCCAGCTCCGCCTGCACCCACTGCTTCGCGGACTCGTATGCCGGCATGAACACGCGGCGGACGGGCTCGAGCGTCGCCAGATAGGCCACGCCGCCGAGGAGGACGAGCAGGAACAGGCGCATGCCCCAGCCGGAGCCTTCACGGGCGGGGGTGGCCGGGGGCGGCGCTTCGGCGCCCTCTTCTTCCGCGTGACGCGAGGCCCGGGCGGAGTTGCGCGCGGGACGGGCAGGAAAGCGCCGGGTCTGGAGCTCGCTGGGCGGATCCATCAGCCCCTCGGGCTGGGACGCGCCCCGGGCTTCGGCGGGTTCGGGCCGCGTGCCGGGACGGGCGCGCGAGGGCCGGGCGGCGTCCGGAGGAGGACGCACCACGCGGGGAATGGGCGCCGCGTCCGAGGGACGCTGCGCTCGTGGCGTCACGGTGGGCGTGTTGACACGCGACGCACGGGCATCAATGGCGTCCGCGGCGGGACGCGGCGTCGCGCGAGGGCCGGGCGTCGCGGACTCGGTCGCGGCGCGGCGGGCGGGCGTGGGCTTGGGAGACTGCGCGGTGTCCGCGGGCGGGGCCTCCGCGTGCGGCGACTTCACCTGCGCGGTGGGCGCCGCGGCGGCCTGAACACTCCCCTCCTCCGCCTGGAGCGCGCCGGCGGCCTCGCTGACGCGGGCGTCCTCGGCGCGGCTGGCCAGCTCCAGGAGCGTGCGCGTCTTCTGGCGCTTCTCCTCGAAGAGCTCGCCCATGACGGCGGCCATCTGGTCTTCGTCGAACAGCTCGGAGCCCAGCGTGGCCTCGATGGCGCGCGCCATCTCCCGGCACGTGCCGAAGCGCTGGGCGGTGTCGCGCGACAGCGACTTGAGCACCACCGCTTCCAGGGCCTCCGGCACGGCACCGTTGAGCGAGCGCGGCGCGGGGATCTCCCCGTCCACGATCTGCATCATCACGGCGGCCTCGCCCGGGGCGTTGAACAGGCGCTGACCGGTCAGCAGTTCGTGGAACATCACGCCCGTGGAGAACTGGTCGCTGCGGCCGTCCAGGTCCTTGTTGCGCACCTGCTCCGGGGACATGTACCCGCTGGTCCCCTTCACGGTGCCCACCTGCGTGCGCCCCAGCTTGCCGCGCGCCTTGGCGATGCCGAAGTCGATCACCTTCACGACGCCGTCGTAGGTGATCATCACGTTCTTCGGGGACACGTCGCGGTGCACCACCGCCACGGGACGGCCCGACGGATCCATGAAGTGGTGGGCGTAGTGCAGGCCCAGGCACGTGTCGCGCATCACGCGCGCGCTGAAGCCCAGCGGCAGCGTGTAGTTGCGCCGCGCCGCCATCTTCACCACCTGCTCCAGGTTCTGGCCCGGCAGGAACTCCATGGCGAGGTACAGCTCGCCGTCCTCCTCCCCCAGGTCGAACACCTGTCCGATGTTCGCGTGCGAGAAGGCCGCGGTGATGCGCGCCTCGTCGAGGAACATCTTGACGAACTGATCGTCCTTCTTGATGTCGGGGAGGATCTGCTTCACCGCCACGAACTTGCGGAAGCCACCGGGGCCGGAGGTGTACGCGAGGAACAGCTCCGCCATCCCTCCCATCGAGAGTCGGGTGAGGATCTCGTATTTTCCGATGCGCCGCCCCCGGTCGGGATCTTCTCCGGCGCCTCCCTGCATGCTCATGGCGGGGCGGATGTTACCCGCCAGGCCCTCCCAGGTCGATGATCGTCTTTACTGCCGGTCCGTCCGCTGGAGCCAGGAGCCCCGGGAAAGCGGCTTAGGCGCCAAAGCGCTGGCGCCGCACGTCGAGCATCCAGCCCTCGAGCGCCGCCACCGCCGCCGGTTGAGGCTCCAGAGGCAACACGGAGCCCGCGTCCGCCGCGTCGAGCACCGCGAACGCACGCGACACCTCGCGCTGCCACTGCTCGCTGAGGGCTGCATCCAACTCGATGCGCTCACCGCGCTGCTTGCGCTCCACCAGCGCGTGCGCCTCGCCAAAGCCAAACGGCTCCAGCAGGACGGTGACGTCCGTCTCCACCTCGCCCGTTCGCAGCGCATGCGCTCCGGTGAGCGTGGTGCGCAGCACGTACAGCAGCTTCTTCACGGAGCGGAAGCCGCTCTTCTCCCATTCACGCAGCTGCCCCTGCGCGAAGCCCCGGTAGTGCCGGTGGATGCGCCGCGACAGCACGGCCCGCACCAGGGGCCGCAGCGTCTCCAGCTCCGGCAGGGCCCGCACGGTGATGGCGCCGAGCACCCGCTCGATGTAGTTGCCGTTGCCCTGGAGGATGCCCAGCAGCACGGGCTGCAATTCGTTGGACGAGTAGTCCACCTCCACCCCCTCCAGCACCTCCATCCGCTCCGCCGGCACGTGCCGTGGCTGGAGGCCCAGGAGCGCGGCGGTGGGCGCGATGTGGATGCCCTTGAGGTCCAGGTCGCTGTCATGTGACGGGAAACCGTACGCATGCGCGCCGGACAACGAGATGACCAGGTGCTCGCGCTCGAGGGACTCGGCGTCCAGCACGCGGTCCGCCATCCGTTCCTGATGCTCCGTCAGCTTGCCCTTCATTCCATCCCTCCTTCCAGCGCCGGAGCCTCCGGCGCGTCACGGCCCAGCGGCCCGGGCGTCTTCAAGACCCAGCGCCGCGCCACTTCGGCCCCCACCCGCCGCAGCAGCTGGTCCGCGCGGGCGTAGTCCGGATGTTCCGGCAGCCGGCTCTCCCGGTGCGCGGCCTCCAGCGCAGGCGCCATCGACTCCGCGTCGCGCAGCACGTCCTCCAGTGGCACCTGTCCGCCCTTGATGTCGAGCAGCCGCGCCTTCAGCGACCCCGTCGCCTCGAAGGTGGGCACTCCGTCGCGCAGCCAGCCCGTCGCCAGCGACACCAGCCGCAGCAGGTTGTAGGCGTTCTTCGGCCGCAGCTCCCGCGCGGCTGGAGGACGCTGGCCGCCGCCGCGCGCGTACGCCGTGAGCGCCGCGAAGTCGTTCGCCGCGAGCAACCCCTGGTCCCAGAGCGAGCGGTAGAGCTGCTTGACGTACGTCTTCGCCGCGAGCACCGCGTCCTCGGGCGTGGGCGCCGCGCGGGGCGACACGGCGGCCAGGCGCCTGGCCACCTCGTCCAGGTCCGGCGTGGGGTCCTCGCACAGCCACGCGAGCAGCAGGTCGCGGTGCTCGGCCAGCCGCTGACTGCGGGTGAGCTTGTCGAGCTGGCTCATGGCGTAGCGTCCGAAGCTCCCGAAGATGGCCTTGGAGACGAACGCCTCCCGGGCCTCCAGCACCCACGTGCCCAGCTCATCCACCGGCGTCGCGCCGGGGACGAACAGGGTCTCCAGCGTGTTCGGATCCGCGCGCAGCGCCTGCTCCACCGTCTTGCGGACCTCCCAGTACGTGGTGCTGCCATCCGCGCTCACCAGGTCCTGCGGCGGCTGCCCCAAGCCCAGCGTCCACGGCAGCGGCAGCGCGAACACACCGCGCACGTCCACATCGGAGCGCTCATCCGCCAGCCCCCAGGCGTGACTGCCCACGCGCGTCTCCAGCACCACGCACGGACGCAGCGCGCCCCAGGCCGCCTCGCGCCGCTGGGCGAACTGCACCTGGCCCACCCGCCGGGGCACCAGCTCGTCGCGCGCGAACCACACCTCGCCCACGCCCACGATCTGGATATCGAATCCGCCGTCATGCGCGCGCACGACGCGGCCCACCACGCCCTGGGGAATGCGGCGTCCGGACAACACGCGCTCCACGCGGGTCGTGACCTCGGTGCCATGCGGCAGCGGCACGGACAACCGGTCGACCTGCTCCAACCCACGGACCCGCGCCGGGGTGGAAGAAGCGCTCTCACGGGTGTCGCTCATCGGTCCCTCCTGGATGGGGTGGTGGCCACGCGGGACGCAGCGAAGCACGCGAGCCTGACCCGGCCCGGTGCCTCCCGTCAGCGCGGCGCGATGCGTCTCACTGCGGGAACTGGTGGAAGCAGCCCCTCGACTTCGGATGCCAGGGGAAGCGCCGCCACCGCCCCCAGCTTCGTCACCACGCGGGCCCCCACGCCCGCGGCGAAGGTCATCAGCGCGACCAGGTCCTCGCGCGTCGCGCCCTCCAGTGACGCCGCGTCGCCATACCCCCGCACCAGCCCGCTCAACATCGCGGACACGAAGCCGTCGCCGGCGCCCGTCGTGTCCACCACCGTCACCTGGGGCGCGGGAACGGAGAGGACCTCGCCCCGCCAGAGGAACACCGCCCCGCGCGGCCCCAGCGTCACCACGGGCAGCCGCACGCCCTTCGCGGCCAGGACGTGCAGGGCCGCCTCCGGCGAGTGCTCGCCGGTGGCGAAGTGGATCTCCTCCTCGGACAGCTTCACCACCGTGCACAGCGGGAGCATGCGGCCCAGGAGGACTTGAAGCTCCTCGGGCTGTGTCCACACGTGCAGCCGCAGGTTCGGGTCACAGCTCACCAGCATCCCGGCCTCACGCGCCAGGGTGAGCATGCGCACCATGGCCTCACGCGCCTCGGGCAGGAGCAGGGAGTTGGAGCCGCAGTGAAGCGCCTTCGCACGCCGAACGAAGTCGCCATCCACGTCGGAGTCGTCCAGCAGGAACTCCGCCGACCGCGTCCGGAAGTACGTGAAGGTACGCTCGCCATGCGCATCCAGCGAGACGAACAGCAGGCCCGTGCGAGCGTGGTCCACCTGGCGCAGGCGGCTCACGTCCACGCCATCCGCCGCCAGCCGGTCCCGCAGGAAGTGGCCGAACTCGTCGGAGCCCACCACGCCCACCATCGCCGAGCGCAGCCCCAACCGCGCGAGCCCCACGGAGACATTGGCCGGAGAACCGCCCGGCGCCGGCTTCCACGCCTCCACGTCCCGCACGCGCGCGGCACCACCGGCCACGGGAAGGAAGTCCACCAGCGTCTCGCCGACA
This genomic interval carries:
- a CDS encoding DNA polymerase beta superfamily protein gives rise to the protein MKGKLTEHQERMADRVLDAESLEREHLVISLSGAHAYGFPSHDSDLDLKGIHIAPTAALLGLQPRHVPAERMEVLEGVEVDYSSNELQPVLLGILQGNGNYIERVLGAITVRALPELETLRPLVRAVLSRRIHRHYRGFAQGQLREWEKSGFRSVKKLLYVLRTTLTGAHALRTGEVETDVTVLLEPFGFGEAHALVERKQRGERIELDAALSEQWQREVSRAFAVLDAADAGSVLPLEPQPAAVAALEGWMLDVRRQRFGA
- a CDS encoding serine/threonine-protein kinase, with amino-acid sequence MSMQGGAGEDPDRGRRIGKYEILTRLSMGGMAELFLAYTSGPGGFRKFVAVKQILPDIKKDDQFVKMFLDEARITAAFSHANIGQVFDLGEEDGELYLAMEFLPGQNLEQVVKMAARRNYTLPLGFSARVMRDTCLGLHYAHHFMDPSGRPVAVVHRDVSPKNVMITYDGVVKVIDFGIAKARGKLGRTQVGTVKGTSGYMSPEQVRNKDLDGRSDQFSTGVMFHELLTGQRLFNAPGEAAVMMQIVDGEIPAPRSLNGAVPEALEAVVLKSLSRDTAQRFGTCREMARAIEATLGSELFDEDQMAAVMGELFEEKRQKTRTLLELASRAEDARVSEAAGALQAEEGSVQAAAAPTAQVKSPHAEAPPADTAQSPKPTPARRAATESATPGPRATPRPAADAIDARASRVNTPTVTPRAQRPSDAAPIPRVVRPPPDAARPSRARPGTRPEPAEARGASQPEGLMDPPSELQTRRFPARPARNSARASRHAEEEGAEAPPPATPAREGSGWGMRLFLLVLLGGVAYLATLEPVRRVFMPAYESAKQWVQAELDPPPPVDPAANGQWPPKPSGPPPGFAQKTAPEPEKAPEVAPSPPSEPVVETTAADAKKAPGSKGSHKARPAGASAAPAVAEKPAVAKAETRPAKPEAPEPITTVTQEANPEVLDTSTSKGAAKAGLGWLTLYTVPKNAAVFDGATQLGTSPLSKFPLPVGTYRLRVVDPQDPGGTSKLLSAPIRPGEVTKLQIRLADLPAYAD
- a CDS encoding DNA polymerase beta superfamily protein codes for the protein MSDTRESASSTPARVRGLEQVDRLSVPLPHGTEVTTRVERVLSGRRIPQGVVGRVVRAHDGGFDIQIVGVGEVWFARDELVPRRVGQVQFAQRREAAWGALRPCVVLETRVGSHAWGLADERSDVDVRGVFALPLPWTLGLGQPPQDLVSADGSTTYWEVRKTVEQALRADPNTLETLFVPGATPVDELGTWVLEAREAFVSKAIFGSFGRYAMSQLDKLTRSQRLAEHRDLLLAWLCEDPTPDLDEVARRLAAVSPRAAPTPEDAVLAAKTYVKQLYRSLWDQGLLAANDFAALTAYARGGGQRPPAARELRPKNAYNLLRLVSLATGWLRDGVPTFEATGSLKARLLDIKGGQVPLEDVLRDAESMAPALEAAHRESRLPEHPDYARADQLLRRVGAEVARRWVLKTPGPLGRDAPEAPALEGGME
- a CDS encoding carbohydrate kinase; translated protein: MHEAGPLDVVCVGETLVDFLPVAGGAARVRDVEAWKPAPGGSPANVSVGLARLGLRSAMVGVVGSDEFGHFLRDRLAADGVDVSRLRQVDHARTGLLFVSLDAHGERTFTYFRTRSAEFLLDDSDVDGDFVRRAKALHCGSNSLLLPEAREAMVRMLTLAREAGMLVSCDPNLRLHVWTQPEELQVLLGRMLPLCTVVKLSEEEIHFATGEHSPEAALHVLAAKGVRLPVVTLGPRGAVFLWRGEVLSVPAPQVTVVDTTGAGDGFVSAMLSGLVRGYGDAASLEGATREDLVALMTFAAGVGARVVTKLGAVAALPLASEVEGLLPPVPAVRRIAPR
- the glyQ gene encoding glycine--tRNA ligase subunit alpha; translation: MYFQDLILTLQKHWADQGCIVTQSYDTEVGAGTMAPYTFLRALGPEPWNVAYVQPSRRPADGRFGENPNRLFQHHQFQVILKPAPKNVQELYLESLRKVGMDPLEHDIRFVEDDWESPTLGAWGLGWEVWCDGMEVTQFTYFQQCGGFDCRPVAAELTYGLERLIMYLQNVENVYDIEWVKGVKYREVFHANEVEMSKYALHESDPQMLFSLFDAYEKECKRLIERHLPLPAYDYALKCSHTFNLLDARGAISVTERANFIKRVRDNARLCAEGYLQMRERLGYPLTKTPWTVGEQPPVLEGKPASDYWKTVQLNKPVEKKEKAEVSRGA
- the glyS gene encoding glycine--tRNA ligase subunit beta, giving the protein MARDLLLEIGSEEIPASFIFPALEDLKRVLTERMADARLKHGAVRTFGTPRRLAVWVRDVADAGEDITKEVLGPSAKAAFDAQGKPTKAAEKFAEGLKLSVDALGRTTTAKGEYVSARVEEKGRPAEAILQDAVHAAVHGINFKKSMRWGDVDTAFARPVQWMVALLGDTELPVVLGDVKAGRTTYGHRFLAPGPIVLKAPSDYEAALEKAHVVADIAKRRAELVRRVTAAAKAEGAQLLEDEGLVDQVTNLVELPSPVVGRFEERHLDLPPEVLVQEMKSHQRYFSLTDAKGKLLPRFIAVSNTPVRDEQLSLRGYQRVLAARLADGRFFFDEDRRAPLADRVEKLGRVVWQGQLGTYLEKVERFRSLALWLAQATGRAGESATVERAATLSKADLVTGMVGEFPELQGVMGREYARAGGEPEAVALAIFEHYLPRGAEDALPSQDAGALIGLADRLDSLCGIFAIGKAPSGAADPFALRRACLSIIRIVLGRGYRFSLSAAVDEALRLLAPKLANVKRKPGEAAPREQVLEFFRGRLKALWGEQHRTDVVEAVLAVGFDDLVAAKKRLDALSVLVGHADFQPLAAAFKRVVNIVEKQGKDVAGGQTNPQRFTDEPEKNLHTAFTQARARVGEHVRADDFASALKEITSLKPAVDTFFDKVMVMAEDKDLRENRIRFLTEIGALFNQVADFSKIQAEA